Proteins encoded together in one Bactrocera neohumeralis isolate Rockhampton unplaced genomic scaffold, APGP_CSIRO_Bneo_wtdbg2-racon-allhic-juicebox.fasta_v2 cluster11, whole genome shotgun sequence window:
- the LOC126766105 gene encoding plasma membrane calcium-transporting ATPase 3 isoform X7, producing the protein MATIDGRPTQYGISLKQLRELMEHRGREGVVKLSEVGGINKLCDKLYTSTNDGLRGSRSDIDHRRETFGSNVIPPKPPKTFLTLVWEALQDVTLIILEVAALVSLGLSFYKPADEDAPVLQEEEDHHGWIEGLAILISVIVVVFVTAFNDYSKERQFRGLQNRIEGEHKFSVIRGGEVCQISVGDIVVGDIAQIKYGDLLPADGILIQSNDLKVDESSLTGESDHVKKGVDVDPMVLSGTHVMEGSGKMVVTAVGVNSQAGIIFTLLGAAVDEQEAELKKRKKEAKKAKKQNKSLTGVDDGRAPMKNMSPPPTDGVKSESDGNHVQQASSPAEASHKKEKSVLQAKLTKLAIQIGYAGSTIAVLTVIILVIQFCIKTFVIEEKQWKNTYANNLVKHLIIGVTVLVVAVPEGLPLAVTLSLAYSVKKMMKDNNLVRHLDACETMGNATAICSDKTGTLTTNRMTVVQSYICEKLCKVLPTLNDIPQHVGNLITMGISVNSAYTSNIMSGQNPGDLPIQVGNKTECALLGFVQGLGVKYQSIRDEITEDKFTRVYTFNSVRKSMGTVIPCPNGGYRLFSKGASEIMLKKCSFIYGHDGVLEKFTRDMQERLIREVIEPMACDGLRTISVAYRDFVPGKAAINEVHIDGEPNWDDEENIMTNLTCLCVVGIEDPVRPEVPDAIRKCQRAGITVRMVTGDNINTARSIASKCGILRPNDDFLILEGKEFNRRIRDSNGDVQQHLLDKVWPKLRVLARSSPTDKYTLVKGIIDSKVSENREVVAVTGDGTNDGPALKKADVGFAMGIAGTDVAKEASDIILTDDNFSSIVKAVMWGRNVYDSIAKFLQFQLTVNVVAVIVAFIGACAVQDSPLKAVQMLWVNLIMDTLASLALATELPTPDLLLRKPYGRTKPLISRTMMKNILGQALYQLFIIFGLLFVGDWILDIESGRGQDLGAGPTQHFTIIFNTFVMMTLFNEINARKIHGQRNVVEGLFTNPIFYTIWIFTMISQVVIIQYGKMAFSTKALSLDQWLWCIFFGIGTLVWGQLITSVPTRKLPKILSWGRGHPEEYTDAMHLGEERFDSIDSDKKPRAGQILWIRGLTRLQTQISVPLLIRLESCQQLGNFFLTLPKAAYNSVIFNIFGKKI; encoded by the exons atggCCACAATAGATGGACGACCGACGCAATATGGGATATCTCTTAAACAGTTACGGGAGCTTATGGAGCATCGTGGCAGGGAAGGCGTAGTAAAACTTAGCGAAGTTGGCGGTATCAATAAATTGTGTGACAAATTGTATACATCCACAAACGATG gcTTGAGAGGATCAAGGTCTGATATTGACCATAGGCGCGAAACGTTTGGTTCAAATGTTATCCCACCGAAACcaccaaaaacttttttaacattAGTTTGGGAAGCGCTACAGGATGTGACACTTATTATTTTAGAAGTAGCTGCTTTAGTTTCACTTGGATTATCCTTTTACAAACCCGCCGATGAGGATGCAC CCGTACTACAAGAAGAGGAGGATCATCACGGTTGGATTGAAGGTCTAGCAATATTGATATCGGTCATTGTTGTAGTATTTGTGACAGCGTTCAATGATTATTCGAAAGAGCGCCAATTTCGGGGACTGCAAAATCGTATTGAGGGTGAGCATAAATTTTCGGTTATCCGCGGAGGAGAGGTGTGCCAAATATCTGTTGGTGATATCGTTGTCGGCGATATTGCGCAGATAAAGTACGGCGACTTGTTGCCAGCCGACGGTATACTTATACAAAGTAACGATTTAAAG GTCGATGAATCTTCTTTAACGGGTGAATCAGATCACGTTAAGAAAGGTGTAGACGTAGATCCCATGGTTCTTTCGGGTACACACGTTATGGAAGGTAGCGGGAAAATGGTGGTGACTGCTGTGGGTGTAAATTCTCAAGCAGGTATAATATTTACGCTATTGGGTGCTGCTGTTGATGAACAAGAAGCTGAGCTGAAGAAGCGGAAAAAAG AAGCTAAAAAGGCGAAAAAGCAAAACAAGAGCTTAACAG GTGTTGATGATGGTCGGGCGCCCATGAAAAACATGTCCCCACCACCAACAGACGGTGTAAAATCTGAATCCGATGGTAATCACGTTCAACAAGCTTCATCCCCAGCTGAAGCTAGTCATAAAAAGGAAAAGTCTGTTCTGCAAGCGAAATTGACAAAGTTGGCTATACAAATTGGTTATGCCGGTTCTACAATAGCTGTATTAACTGTTATTATACTAGTCATCCAGTTCTGCATAAAGACTTTTGTTATTGAAGAAAAACAGTGGAAAAATACTTATGCAAACAATTTGGTTAAGCACTTGATTATTGGCGTCACCGTATTAGTAGTAGCAGTTCCAGAAGGTTTGCCATTAGCTGTTACACTGTCGTTAGCATATTCCGTGAAG AAAATGATGAAAGACAACAACTTAGTGAGACATTTAGATGCTTGTGAAACCATGGGTAACGCCACTGCCATTTGCTCGGACAAGACTGGTACTCTTACAACAAATCGAATGACTGTCGTTCAATCTTATATAtgtgaaaaattgtgtaaaGTTCTTCCCACTTTGAACGATATACCGCAACATGTGGGCAATTTGATAACAATGGGTATTTCTGTGAATTCAGCTTACACATCCAATATCATG TCTGGTCAAAATCCTGGAGATCTACCAATACAGGTAGGCAATAAAACTGAGTGTGCTTTGTTAGGATTCGTTCAAGGTTTAGGAGTTAAATATCAGTCGATTCGTGACGAAATTACTGAAGATAAGTTTAcacgagtatatacatttaatTCCGTTCGCAAAAGTATGGGCACAGTCATTCCTTGTCCAAATGGTGGATATCGTCTATTTTCAAAAGGAGCTTCTGAAATTATGCTTAAAAA gTGTTCTTTTATTTATGGCCACGACggagttttggaaaaattcactCGCGACATGCAAGAGCGACTCATACGAGAAGTCATTGAGCCGATGGCTTGTGATGGCCTTCGTACTATTTCCGTTGCTTATCGTGATTTTGTACCTGGCAAAGCAGCTATAAACGAAGTTCATATTGATGGCGAACCAAACTGGGATGACGAAGAGAATATTATGACTAATTTGACATGCTTATGTGTTGTAGGAATTGAAGATCCCGTCCGTCCCGAAGTTCCTGATGCTATACGGAAGTGTCAGAGAGCTGGCATAACTGTCCGTATGGTTACCGGTGATAACATTAACACTGCACGATCAATCGCTTCTAAATGTGGTATATTGCGACCAAACGACGATTTCCTCATTTTAGAAGGCAAAGAATTCAACCGTCGAATTAGGGACAGTAATGGAGAC gTTCAACAACATTTACTTGATAAAGTGTGGCCCAAGCTTCGAGTGTTAGCGCGTTCATCACCAACAGATAAATACACCCTTGTTAAAG GTATTATTGACAGCAAAGTAAGCGAAAACCGTGAAGTCGTCGCTGTGACTGGTGATGGAACTAATGATGGTCCGGCATTGAAGAAGGCTGATGTAGGCTTTGCAATGGGGATTGCTGGCACGGATGTGGCAAAGGAAGCTTCTGATATTATATTAACAGATGATAATTTCAGCAGTATTGTGAAGGCAGTAATGTGGGGGCGGAATGTGTACGATTCAATCgctaaatttttgcaatttcaattGACAGTGAATGTCGTTGCCGTTATTGTTGCATTTATTGGCGCATGCGCAGTCCAAGATTCACCACTAAAG GCTGTTCAAATGTTGTGGGTAAATCTTATTATGGATACTCTTGCATCGTTGGCCTTAGCAACTGAACTTCCAACACCAGATTTGCTTTTACGTAAACCGTACGGACGTACTAAACCTTTGATATCACGCACaatgatgaaaaatattttgggacaaGCTTTGTATCAGCTATTTATTATATTCGGGCTATTGTTTGTGG GAGATTGGATACTTGATATTGAATCCGGGCGTGGCCAAGACCTTGGTGCTGGACCTACACAACATTTcactataatttttaatacattcgTAATGATGACATTGTTCAATGAgataaatgcaagaaaaatacATGGACAGAGAAATGTAGTGGAAGGTTTATTCACTAATCccatattttatacaatatgGATTTTCACAATGATTTCTCAG gTTGTTATTATACAATATGGTAAAATGGCATTCTCCACTAAGGCACTATCTCTTGATCAGTGGTTATggtgcatattttttggcattgGTACGTTAGTATGGGGACAATTAATCACTTCAGTGCCTACAAGAAAATTGCCTAAAATTTTATC ATGGGGTCGTGGACATCCTGAAGAATATACTGATGCTATGCATTTGGGAGAAGAGCGCTTTGATTCCATTGACTCAGATAAGAAACCCCGTGCTGGTCAAATACTATGGATTCGAGGACTGACTCGTTTACAAACTCAA
- the LOC126766105 gene encoding plasma membrane calcium-transporting ATPase 2 isoform X3: MATIDGRPTQYGISLKQLRELMEHRGREGVVKLSEVGGINKLCDKLYTSTNDGLRGSRSDIDHRRETFGSNVIPPKPPKTFLTLVWEALQDVTLIILEVAALVSLGLSFYKPADEDAPVLQEEEDHHGWIEGLAILISVIVVVFVTAFNDYSKERQFRGLQNRIEGEHKFSVIRGGEVCQISVGDIVVGDIAQIKYGDLLPADGILIQSNDLKVDESSLTGESDHVKKGVDVDPMVLSGTHVMEGSGKMVVTAVGVNSQAGIIFTLLGAAVDEQEAELKKRKKEAKKAKKQNKSLTGVDDGRAPMKNMSPPPTDGVKSESDGNHVQQASSPAEASHKKEKSVLQAKLTKLAIQIGYAGSTIAVLTVIILVIQFCIKTFVIEEKQWKNTYANNLVKHLIIGVTVLVVAVPEGLPLAVTLSLAYSVKKMMKDNNLVRHLDACETMGNATAICSDKTGTLTTNRMTVVQSYICEKLCKVLPTLNDIPQHVGNLITMGISVNSAYTSNIMSGQNPGDLPIQVGNKTECALLGFVQGLGVKYQSIRDEITEDKFTRVYTFNSVRKSMGTVIPCPNGGYRLFSKGASEIMLKKCSFIYGHDGVLEKFTRDMQERLIREVIEPMACDGLRTISVAYRDFVPGKAAINEVHIDGEPNWDDEENIMTNLTCLCVVGIEDPVRPEVPDAIRKCQRAGITVRMVTGDNINTARSIASKCGILRPNDDFLILEGKEFNRRIRDSNGDVQQHLLDKVWPKLRVLARSSPTDKYTLVKGIIDSKVSENREVVAVTGDGTNDGPALKKADVGFAMGIAGTDVAKEASDIILTDDNFSSIVKAVMWGRNVYDSIAKFLQFQLTVNVVAVIVAFIGACAVQDSPLKAVQMLWVNLIMDTLASLALATELPTPDLLLRKPYGRTKPLISRTMMKNILGQALYQLFIIFGLLFVGDWILDIESGRGQDLGAGPTQHFTIIFNTFVMMTLFNEINARKIHGQRNVVEGLFTNPIFYTIWIFTMISQVVIIQYGKMAFSTKALSLDQWLWCIFFGIGTLVWGQLITSVPTRKLPKILSWGRGHPEEYTDAMHLGEERFDSIDSDKKPRAGQILWIRGLTRLQTQISVPVIGGELQERLIPVPYSKSNTDQAIRVVNAFRQGLDGRYGEHTNTSLAEVLRKQSSLSKRLSETSSIEYADNIPDELTIPEIDVERLSSHSHTETAV, from the exons atggCCACAATAGATGGACGACCGACGCAATATGGGATATCTCTTAAACAGTTACGGGAGCTTATGGAGCATCGTGGCAGGGAAGGCGTAGTAAAACTTAGCGAAGTTGGCGGTATCAATAAATTGTGTGACAAATTGTATACATCCACAAACGATG gcTTGAGAGGATCAAGGTCTGATATTGACCATAGGCGCGAAACGTTTGGTTCAAATGTTATCCCACCGAAACcaccaaaaacttttttaacattAGTTTGGGAAGCGCTACAGGATGTGACACTTATTATTTTAGAAGTAGCTGCTTTAGTTTCACTTGGATTATCCTTTTACAAACCCGCCGATGAGGATGCAC CCGTACTACAAGAAGAGGAGGATCATCACGGTTGGATTGAAGGTCTAGCAATATTGATATCGGTCATTGTTGTAGTATTTGTGACAGCGTTCAATGATTATTCGAAAGAGCGCCAATTTCGGGGACTGCAAAATCGTATTGAGGGTGAGCATAAATTTTCGGTTATCCGCGGAGGAGAGGTGTGCCAAATATCTGTTGGTGATATCGTTGTCGGCGATATTGCGCAGATAAAGTACGGCGACTTGTTGCCAGCCGACGGTATACTTATACAAAGTAACGATTTAAAG GTCGATGAATCTTCTTTAACGGGTGAATCAGATCACGTTAAGAAAGGTGTAGACGTAGATCCCATGGTTCTTTCGGGTACACACGTTATGGAAGGTAGCGGGAAAATGGTGGTGACTGCTGTGGGTGTAAATTCTCAAGCAGGTATAATATTTACGCTATTGGGTGCTGCTGTTGATGAACAAGAAGCTGAGCTGAAGAAGCGGAAAAAAG AAGCTAAAAAGGCGAAAAAGCAAAACAAGAGCTTAACAG GTGTTGATGATGGTCGGGCGCCCATGAAAAACATGTCCCCACCACCAACAGACGGTGTAAAATCTGAATCCGATGGTAATCACGTTCAACAAGCTTCATCCCCAGCTGAAGCTAGTCATAAAAAGGAAAAGTCTGTTCTGCAAGCGAAATTGACAAAGTTGGCTATACAAATTGGTTATGCCGGTTCTACAATAGCTGTATTAACTGTTATTATACTAGTCATCCAGTTCTGCATAAAGACTTTTGTTATTGAAGAAAAACAGTGGAAAAATACTTATGCAAACAATTTGGTTAAGCACTTGATTATTGGCGTCACCGTATTAGTAGTAGCAGTTCCAGAAGGTTTGCCATTAGCTGTTACACTGTCGTTAGCATATTCCGTGAAG AAAATGATGAAAGACAACAACTTAGTGAGACATTTAGATGCTTGTGAAACCATGGGTAACGCCACTGCCATTTGCTCGGACAAGACTGGTACTCTTACAACAAATCGAATGACTGTCGTTCAATCTTATATAtgtgaaaaattgtgtaaaGTTCTTCCCACTTTGAACGATATACCGCAACATGTGGGCAATTTGATAACAATGGGTATTTCTGTGAATTCAGCTTACACATCCAATATCATG TCTGGTCAAAATCCTGGAGATCTACCAATACAGGTAGGCAATAAAACTGAGTGTGCTTTGTTAGGATTCGTTCAAGGTTTAGGAGTTAAATATCAGTCGATTCGTGACGAAATTACTGAAGATAAGTTTAcacgagtatatacatttaatTCCGTTCGCAAAAGTATGGGCACAGTCATTCCTTGTCCAAATGGTGGATATCGTCTATTTTCAAAAGGAGCTTCTGAAATTATGCTTAAAAA gTGTTCTTTTATTTATGGCCACGACggagttttggaaaaattcactCGCGACATGCAAGAGCGACTCATACGAGAAGTCATTGAGCCGATGGCTTGTGATGGCCTTCGTACTATTTCCGTTGCTTATCGTGATTTTGTACCTGGCAAAGCAGCTATAAACGAAGTTCATATTGATGGCGAACCAAACTGGGATGACGAAGAGAATATTATGACTAATTTGACATGCTTATGTGTTGTAGGAATTGAAGATCCCGTCCGTCCCGAAGTTCCTGATGCTATACGGAAGTGTCAGAGAGCTGGCATAACTGTCCGTATGGTTACCGGTGATAACATTAACACTGCACGATCAATCGCTTCTAAATGTGGTATATTGCGACCAAACGACGATTTCCTCATTTTAGAAGGCAAAGAATTCAACCGTCGAATTAGGGACAGTAATGGAGAC gTTCAACAACATTTACTTGATAAAGTGTGGCCCAAGCTTCGAGTGTTAGCGCGTTCATCACCAACAGATAAATACACCCTTGTTAAAG GTATTATTGACAGCAAAGTAAGCGAAAACCGTGAAGTCGTCGCTGTGACTGGTGATGGAACTAATGATGGTCCGGCATTGAAGAAGGCTGATGTAGGCTTTGCAATGGGGATTGCTGGCACGGATGTGGCAAAGGAAGCTTCTGATATTATATTAACAGATGATAATTTCAGCAGTATTGTGAAGGCAGTAATGTGGGGGCGGAATGTGTACGATTCAATCgctaaatttttgcaatttcaattGACAGTGAATGTCGTTGCCGTTATTGTTGCATTTATTGGCGCATGCGCAGTCCAAGATTCACCACTAAAG GCTGTTCAAATGTTGTGGGTAAATCTTATTATGGATACTCTTGCATCGTTGGCCTTAGCAACTGAACTTCCAACACCAGATTTGCTTTTACGTAAACCGTACGGACGTACTAAACCTTTGATATCACGCACaatgatgaaaaatattttgggacaaGCTTTGTATCAGCTATTTATTATATTCGGGCTATTGTTTGTGG GAGATTGGATACTTGATATTGAATCCGGGCGTGGCCAAGACCTTGGTGCTGGACCTACACAACATTTcactataatttttaatacattcgTAATGATGACATTGTTCAATGAgataaatgcaagaaaaatacATGGACAGAGAAATGTAGTGGAAGGTTTATTCACTAATCccatattttatacaatatgGATTTTCACAATGATTTCTCAG gTTGTTATTATACAATATGGTAAAATGGCATTCTCCACTAAGGCACTATCTCTTGATCAGTGGTTATggtgcatattttttggcattgGTACGTTAGTATGGGGACAATTAATCACTTCAGTGCCTACAAGAAAATTGCCTAAAATTTTATC ATGGGGTCGTGGACATCCTGAAGAATATACTGATGCTATGCATTTGGGAGAAGAGCGCTTTGATTCCATTGACTCAGATAAGAAACCCCGTGCTGGTCAAATACTATGGATTCGAGGACTGACTCGTTTACAAACTCAA
- the LOC126766105 gene encoding plasma membrane calcium-transporting ATPase 2 isoform X5, with translation MATIDGRPTQYGISLKQLRELMEHRGREGVVKLSEVGGINKLCDKLYTSTNDGLRGSRSDIDHRRETFGSNVIPPKPPKTFLTLVWEALQDVTLIILEVAALVSLGLSFYKPADEDAPVLQEEEDHHGWIEGLAILISVIVVVFVTAFNDYSKERQFRGLQNRIEGEHKFSVIRGGEVCQISVGDIVVGDIAQIKYGDLLPADGILIQSNDLKVDESSLTGESDHVKKGVDVDPMVLSGTHVMEGSGKMVVTAVGVNSQAGIIFTLLGAAVDEQEAELKKRKKEAKKAKKQNKSLTGVDDGRAPMKNMSPPPTDGVKSESDGNHVQQASSPAEASHKKEKSVLQAKLTKLAIQIGYAGSTIAVLTVIILVIQFCIKTFVIEEKQWKNTYANNLVKHLIIGVTVLVVAVPEGLPLAVTLSLAYSVKKMMKDNNLVRHLDACETMGNATAICSDKTGTLTTNRMTVVQSYICEKLCKVLPTLNDIPQHVGNLITMGISVNSAYTSNIMSGQNPGDLPIQVGNKTECALLGFVQGLGVKYQSIRDEITEDKFTRVYTFNSVRKSMGTVIPCPNGGYRLFSKGASEIMLKKCSFIYGHDGVLEKFTRDMQERLIREVIEPMACDGLRTISVAYRDFVPGKAAINEVHIDGEPNWDDEENIMTNLTCLCVVGIEDPVRPEVPDAIRKCQRAGITVRMVTGDNINTARSIASKCGILRPNDDFLILEGKEFNRRIRDSNGDVQQHLLDKVWPKLRVLARSSPTDKYTLVKGIIDSKVSENREVVAVTGDGTNDGPALKKADVGFAMGIAGTDVAKEASDIILTDDNFSSIVKAVMWGRNVYDSIAKFLQFQLTVNVVAVIVAFIGACAVQDSPLKAVQMLWVNLIMDTLASLALATELPTPDLLLRKPYGRTKPLISRTMMKNILGQALYQLFIIFGLLFVGDWILDIESGRGQDLGAGPTQHFTIIFNTFVMMTLFNEINARKIHGQRNVVEGLFTNPIFYTIWIFTMISQVVIIQYGKMAFSTKALSLDQWLWCIFFGIGTLVWGQLITSVPTRKLPKILSWGRGHPEEYTDAMHLGEERFDSIDSDKKPRAGQILWIRGLTRLQTQISVPIRVVNAFRQGLDGRYGEHTNTSLAEVLRKQSSLSKRLSETSSIEYADNIPDELTIPEIDVERLSSHSHTETAV, from the exons atggCCACAATAGATGGACGACCGACGCAATATGGGATATCTCTTAAACAGTTACGGGAGCTTATGGAGCATCGTGGCAGGGAAGGCGTAGTAAAACTTAGCGAAGTTGGCGGTATCAATAAATTGTGTGACAAATTGTATACATCCACAAACGATG gcTTGAGAGGATCAAGGTCTGATATTGACCATAGGCGCGAAACGTTTGGTTCAAATGTTATCCCACCGAAACcaccaaaaacttttttaacattAGTTTGGGAAGCGCTACAGGATGTGACACTTATTATTTTAGAAGTAGCTGCTTTAGTTTCACTTGGATTATCCTTTTACAAACCCGCCGATGAGGATGCAC CCGTACTACAAGAAGAGGAGGATCATCACGGTTGGATTGAAGGTCTAGCAATATTGATATCGGTCATTGTTGTAGTATTTGTGACAGCGTTCAATGATTATTCGAAAGAGCGCCAATTTCGGGGACTGCAAAATCGTATTGAGGGTGAGCATAAATTTTCGGTTATCCGCGGAGGAGAGGTGTGCCAAATATCTGTTGGTGATATCGTTGTCGGCGATATTGCGCAGATAAAGTACGGCGACTTGTTGCCAGCCGACGGTATACTTATACAAAGTAACGATTTAAAG GTCGATGAATCTTCTTTAACGGGTGAATCAGATCACGTTAAGAAAGGTGTAGACGTAGATCCCATGGTTCTTTCGGGTACACACGTTATGGAAGGTAGCGGGAAAATGGTGGTGACTGCTGTGGGTGTAAATTCTCAAGCAGGTATAATATTTACGCTATTGGGTGCTGCTGTTGATGAACAAGAAGCTGAGCTGAAGAAGCGGAAAAAAG AAGCTAAAAAGGCGAAAAAGCAAAACAAGAGCTTAACAG GTGTTGATGATGGTCGGGCGCCCATGAAAAACATGTCCCCACCACCAACAGACGGTGTAAAATCTGAATCCGATGGTAATCACGTTCAACAAGCTTCATCCCCAGCTGAAGCTAGTCATAAAAAGGAAAAGTCTGTTCTGCAAGCGAAATTGACAAAGTTGGCTATACAAATTGGTTATGCCGGTTCTACAATAGCTGTATTAACTGTTATTATACTAGTCATCCAGTTCTGCATAAAGACTTTTGTTATTGAAGAAAAACAGTGGAAAAATACTTATGCAAACAATTTGGTTAAGCACTTGATTATTGGCGTCACCGTATTAGTAGTAGCAGTTCCAGAAGGTTTGCCATTAGCTGTTACACTGTCGTTAGCATATTCCGTGAAG AAAATGATGAAAGACAACAACTTAGTGAGACATTTAGATGCTTGTGAAACCATGGGTAACGCCACTGCCATTTGCTCGGACAAGACTGGTACTCTTACAACAAATCGAATGACTGTCGTTCAATCTTATATAtgtgaaaaattgtgtaaaGTTCTTCCCACTTTGAACGATATACCGCAACATGTGGGCAATTTGATAACAATGGGTATTTCTGTGAATTCAGCTTACACATCCAATATCATG TCTGGTCAAAATCCTGGAGATCTACCAATACAGGTAGGCAATAAAACTGAGTGTGCTTTGTTAGGATTCGTTCAAGGTTTAGGAGTTAAATATCAGTCGATTCGTGACGAAATTACTGAAGATAAGTTTAcacgagtatatacatttaatTCCGTTCGCAAAAGTATGGGCACAGTCATTCCTTGTCCAAATGGTGGATATCGTCTATTTTCAAAAGGAGCTTCTGAAATTATGCTTAAAAA gTGTTCTTTTATTTATGGCCACGACggagttttggaaaaattcactCGCGACATGCAAGAGCGACTCATACGAGAAGTCATTGAGCCGATGGCTTGTGATGGCCTTCGTACTATTTCCGTTGCTTATCGTGATTTTGTACCTGGCAAAGCAGCTATAAACGAAGTTCATATTGATGGCGAACCAAACTGGGATGACGAAGAGAATATTATGACTAATTTGACATGCTTATGTGTTGTAGGAATTGAAGATCCCGTCCGTCCCGAAGTTCCTGATGCTATACGGAAGTGTCAGAGAGCTGGCATAACTGTCCGTATGGTTACCGGTGATAACATTAACACTGCACGATCAATCGCTTCTAAATGTGGTATATTGCGACCAAACGACGATTTCCTCATTTTAGAAGGCAAAGAATTCAACCGTCGAATTAGGGACAGTAATGGAGAC gTTCAACAACATTTACTTGATAAAGTGTGGCCCAAGCTTCGAGTGTTAGCGCGTTCATCACCAACAGATAAATACACCCTTGTTAAAG GTATTATTGACAGCAAAGTAAGCGAAAACCGTGAAGTCGTCGCTGTGACTGGTGATGGAACTAATGATGGTCCGGCATTGAAGAAGGCTGATGTAGGCTTTGCAATGGGGATTGCTGGCACGGATGTGGCAAAGGAAGCTTCTGATATTATATTAACAGATGATAATTTCAGCAGTATTGTGAAGGCAGTAATGTGGGGGCGGAATGTGTACGATTCAATCgctaaatttttgcaatttcaattGACAGTGAATGTCGTTGCCGTTATTGTTGCATTTATTGGCGCATGCGCAGTCCAAGATTCACCACTAAAG GCTGTTCAAATGTTGTGGGTAAATCTTATTATGGATACTCTTGCATCGTTGGCCTTAGCAACTGAACTTCCAACACCAGATTTGCTTTTACGTAAACCGTACGGACGTACTAAACCTTTGATATCACGCACaatgatgaaaaatattttgggacaaGCTTTGTATCAGCTATTTATTATATTCGGGCTATTGTTTGTGG GAGATTGGATACTTGATATTGAATCCGGGCGTGGCCAAGACCTTGGTGCTGGACCTACACAACATTTcactataatttttaatacattcgTAATGATGACATTGTTCAATGAgataaatgcaagaaaaatacATGGACAGAGAAATGTAGTGGAAGGTTTATTCACTAATCccatattttatacaatatgGATTTTCACAATGATTTCTCAG gTTGTTATTATACAATATGGTAAAATGGCATTCTCCACTAAGGCACTATCTCTTGATCAGTGGTTATggtgcatattttttggcattgGTACGTTAGTATGGGGACAATTAATCACTTCAGTGCCTACAAGAAAATTGCCTAAAATTTTATC ATGGGGTCGTGGACATCCTGAAGAATATACTGATGCTATGCATTTGGGAGAAGAGCGCTTTGATTCCATTGACTCAGATAAGAAACCCCGTGCTGGTCAAATACTATGGATTCGAGGACTGACTCGTTTACAAACTCAA